The Pseudomonas sp. TH06 genome contains the following window.
GCTTGCCAGGCACGGGGGCCCAAAACACTGAAAAGCCATGGGCTGGCATCTTGGGATTGTTTGCCACTGGTGTAATGGACACTCAGAAAATCGTTCTCCCCCATGGGGCCCATAATTGCGCGCAGATTACGCGCCTGGGCGTATGGGGTGACACGCTCCCCTTGAGGCGGGTTGTCACGCATGAGCCACGTCAAGTGACCATCGGCCAATAGCTGGAACTCGTCAAAGCACTTACACAGTGCCTCTCTAACCAAGGGCGTATGGGCATCCTTGAAATATAGCGTTGCGCGTAAACAAAGAACGGCGCCGATATAGTCCTCCGGGCCACCTTTCATCAGCAAGTTGCCCGGTATCTCCAATACATGGGGCTGTTTGATCAACTCTGCAGCCATGTTGAATGGTTGTTCCATGGGTTACTCCGTTAACTTAATACGCGGGCAGCATGGGGCGCGAGCGTCCTCGGGTCACCACGAACAGGATGGCGCTAGCGATTCCAGCCGCCCACCCCAGCTCTTCATTCGGGATTCTGGATGTCTGCTCTTCCTGATCGCAGTCACAATCTTTGGGCCCCATTATCACTACCTTCTGCTCACTGCCAGCGATCCTCTCGTAAGCCTGAGCCTGCTCGGGATCTTCCTTGTCGGGGGGAAACTTCATCTCCACCAATACCTTGATGTTTGATTGGGTCGGCACACCGCTCGGGTTATTCAGTACCAGCACATCGGGTCGGCGAATCATGCCAGTGTCAGCCTCGAACGGTGGATGATCCGGGTCCAGATGCCAGTACTTCCTGATCCAGCCCGGAATCCAGCCATGCGGTTGAGTACCTGTCTGGCTATCCATGATCGGCTGTGGAGGGTCTTTGGTCATGTCGTAACTGACTTCCGGCTTATAGGGGCTTCGCCCTTGCAGAATTTCGTCCAGTTCGAGCAGACGCTGAGCTACGCAGGCCTGTTTGAGGCTTTTCTTGCCGTCTGTGCTGATGTTCGGCTTGGTGCGGCAATAACACATCGCCGAGCAAAGTACCTTCCGGTCTCGCGGATCGAGTTTGGGCTCCAGGACGCTGACAGGGTTCATCTGACCATCTGGTTTCATGCCACCTTGGGATACTGACGGTTCAGTCATTGCTTTCACCAGGCACGAGGTCGATGTGAAGGGTTTGCGGCGATTTATCCTTGACCCAACAAGTCATGCCCTCGGAATCAGTAGTGTCGAAGAGGCTGGTGCCAGAGGAGGACCACACTTTGACCTTGCGGCCAGCCATGGGCTTGCCTGTTTCCTGGTTGATCAGTTGAAAGCGCCCGGAGAACGGTGCGGGTAGAGACGGGATCGGGATGAAAGGGGCGGGAGTATGCGTGTCGCCGATGATGATTGTGCTCGCACCTTGAATGACCGGCGCACCATGGTCGGTGACACTGCCAAGCATGGCGGCGGGTTGGCCATTGATGAAAACAGTAGAGGACACTCCTGAAACAATGTGGCCGCCGCAAGCGGTGGCGTCGTTCATTCGTGCGGCCTGCAGGCCTTCGAATATGACATCCGGTGAACCCGAAACGATGGGGTTTGTTCCATGCCCGGGCAAAGGGCAGGCGGTCGGATCGGTAACGCGTGCAGCAGGTTTACCACTCATTTTGCGAATCCTTGCAAAAGGGCGATTGCGGCGCAACGTTCGGCAGGCCTCAAGTCCGATTGCCGCAAGTGAGCCAGTATCAACTGTCGCGAAGCAACTGCCAGGGCCGCGCTTTGGTTAAAGGCCGCCCTCATGGAAGCAGAAGCCCTCGCCTTTTAGCAAATGCGTTTTACTGGTGGAGTGCGACTGCTGGCTCACTTGTGTAGGGATGAGGTGTCGGTCGCAGTATCTGGACGGATTATGGACGGAACGCGTTTTTTGCAATCCGGTTGGCCGATTTTTCAAATGCCAGAAACGACGAAAGCCACGTAATACGTGGCTTTCAAAGTGGTGGGCCCACACGGACTTGAACCGTGGACCAAAGGATTATGAGTCCTCTGCTCTAACCAACTGAGCTATAGGCCCTCAGTAGGCCGCGGATTATAGCGATGGTTTCTCGGCTGTGCTATCCGAATAATCCGATACGGTTACACGAAGAAACGTTGCCGCGAACTCTTCCGGCGGTAAAGGCAGGCTGACGATGTAGCCCTGGATCTGTTCGCAGCCTTCGGCGGCGAGGAATTGTTGTTGTGCCTGGGTTTCCACGCCCTCGGCAATCACAGTGAATTGCATGCTCCGGCCCAGCGCGATGATGGCGCGCACAATCGCCGCGTCGTGGGGGTCGTCGGGCAGTCCGCGGACGAAAGACTGGTCGATTTTGAGGATGTCCAGCGGCAGGCGCTTGAGGTAGCTGAGTGAGGAATAACCTGTGCCGAAGTCATCGATTGCCAGTTGTACGCCAAGGTGTTTGAGTTGGTGCAGCACCGCCAGCGCCTCTTCGGCCTGACTCATGATGAAATTCTCGGTAATTTCCAGTTGCAGTAAATCGGGCCTCAGGCGGTTTTCCTTGAGCAGTTGCTCGATACGTCCGAGCAGGTTCGGCTGACGCAGTTGCGCGCCTGCGAGGTTGACGGACAGCGGCCCAAGGCTGTCGTAGACCTGACTCCACTCGAACATTTGTCGGCATGCGGTCTCCAGCACCCAGTCGCCGATCTGCAGGATCATGCCGTTTTCTTCGGCCAGTGGAATGAAGTGCTCCGGTGGCACCTCGCCAAAGGTCGGGTGCCGCCAGCGGATCAGTGCTTCGGCACCGACCAGACTGTGATCGTCGAGGCTGATTTTCGGTTGGTAGTAGAGGAACAGTTCATCGCGTTCGATCGCCCGACGCAGTTCGTGCTCCAGTGCCACGCGTTCGATGGCCTGTGCGGTGAGGTCGCGGGTGTAGCTTTCGACCCGGTTGCGGCCCTTGGCTTTGGAGCGGTACATCGCCGCGTCGGCGTTTTTTACCAAAGTGGCCACGTCGCAGCCGTCGCGCGGGTAGAGGCTGGTGCCGATGCTGGCACTGATGAAAAATTCGTGTTCGCCGGCCTGGAAGGGCGCGCCGAAGCAATTGAGCAGTTTCAGCGCGATGTTATCGGCGTCGCTGGCCTGCTGCAGGCCGGGCAACAGAATGATGAACTCATCACCACCCAGGCGGGCGACGGTGTCGATGTCGCGCAGCTGTTCTTTCAGGCGCACCGCGATGCCTTTGAGCAGCAGGTCGCCGACCGGATGACCAAGGCTGTCGTTGATGTGTTTGAAGCGATCGAGGTCGAGAAACAGCACGGCACCCTGGCCGCCGTTTTCTTGCTGACTGTTCAGCGCCATCAACAAACGGCTTTCGAATAGCGTCCGGTTGGGCAGGCCCGTGAGCGGGTCATGGTGAGCCTGATAGTCGAGTTTGGCCTGGGCGTGCTTGAGGCTGGAGATGTCGGCAAACACGGCGACAAAGTGGGTGATGAACTTGTCGCGGTTGCGCACGGCGCTGATGGTCAGCCAGCTTGGGTACAGCTCGCCGTTCTTGCGTCGATTGGATATCTCGCCTTGCCAGTGACCTTCGTCGGTCAACTGGTGCCACATCGCCGCATAAAACGCGCTGTCGTGCAGGCCGGAGGCGAGCAGGCGCGGGGTGTGGCCGAGGGCTTCGCTTTCGGTGTAGCCGGTGATCTCGGTGAAAGCCCGGTTGACGGCGCTGATGTGCTGCTGGGTGTCGGTGATCAACACGCCTTCTGCAGTGCTTTCGAATACCGTCGCGGCCTGTTGCAGCTTTTCCTGCATCAGATGACGTTCGGTGATGTCGCGGGCGATGGTCAGCATGCAGTCTTCGTCGCCAATCGGTAGCGGCCGGGCGGATACTTCGCAGAGGCGGATCTGCCCGTCGCTACGGCGAATATGGCAGCTGAAATCGCGGACGAAACCGTCACGGTGCAGCAGGTCGAGCATCTGTTTGCGTTCGTTGAGGTTGACCCAGATCCCCAGGTCCAGCGCCGAGCGATCGACCGACATGGCACTGTTGAACCCGGTGATGCGGCTGAAGCCTTCGTTGACCTCCAGTAGCAAACCGTCGCTCTGGCGCGACAGCAGCAGGCCGTCCGGTGAGGCATGAAAGGCCTTGGCAAACTTCTCTTCCGAGGTTTGCAGTTGCTGCTGGGTTTCCTTGAGTTGAGTGATGTCGCGCACTACCACCACCAGCGCTGGCGTGGTGTCGAGGTCGAAGGGTTCGGCGGAAATCAGGCCGGTAAACACCTGACCGTTGTTGCGGCGAAAGGGCATCTCCAGGTTACGGATGCTGCCGGCCTGCAAACGCTGCAGCAGGCCCGGGCCCACGCCGGGAATGCCCCAGATGTTCAGCTCGGTGGCTGTCTGGCCGATGATCTCTTCTGCTTTCAGTCCGATCTGTTCCTCGAAGGCTTCGTTGACCTCCAGCAGGCAGCCGTCGGACAGGCGCGCGATCACCAGAATGTCCGGGCATTGCTGGAAGACCGAGGCGAATTTCTGCTCCGATAGCCGCAACGCTTCTTCGGTGCGCTTGGTTTCGCTGATGTCGATCATCAACCCGCGCATCACGGGCTCATGGCCGTGCTCGATCAGGCTGACAATATCGCGTACCCACAAGCAGCGACCATCGGCGGTGATTACCCGGTAATCGAGGCTGTGATCGCGTCCGGCCAGCACTTCGTGGTCGCAGAAGCTTTGAGCGCGGGTCAGGTCGGCTGGATGGATGATGTTGCGCCAGAACCCCGGAATCAACCAATGCGACAGTGGATAACCGAGCAGATCTTCAGCATGAGGCGAGACGTAGCTGTAGGTGAAGTCGCTCATCCGCGCTTCCCAGGCGATGGCCGACAGGCTCTCTACCAGGCCGCGGTAGTGATACTCGCTGCTGCGCAGTTCCTGTTCGAGGTCGATGCGTCGGGCAATTTCCGAACTCAAGCGCCGGTTGATGCGGATGACCACTGCCAGAATAATCATCAGCAGGAGCAGGCCGGGCAGGCCGTAGATCAACAGATCTGACCACAATGTCCGATGATCGAGGACGTTGCCCACCCAGTGTTCCTGGATGCTGCTGATTTCGTCTGGGCTCATGTCGGCCAGGACTTTGTCCAGAATTCCCACCAGCATTTTGTTTTCGCGCGGCACGCCCATTGCCAATTGATAGCGGTAAGGCGTTTCACCGCTGACATACAGGCCATCGAGCTTGAGCTGGCGCAGGCTCCAGACGCTGGAGGCGAGGTCGCCGACCACGGCGTCCACTTCGTCGGTCGCGAGCGCCTGCAGTGCCGAGCTGACGTTGGGCATGGCGACCAGATTCAGGTCTGGATGGTTCGTGCGCAGGAGTTCGTGCGGCGCGTAGTTTTCCACCACGGCGATTTTCAGACCGTACAGATCTTCGAGTTTGCGCGGTTGGGCGCCGCCGACGTGGGCCAGAATGACGATCGGGAAGTCGAGATAGGGACGAGTGAATGACAGGTAGCTCTGGCGTTCCGGGGTGGACATGATGCCCGGCAGCAGGTCGATCTTGCCTGCTTTGACCTGCTCCAGCACCACCGTCCAGCTCACCGGCTCAATGGGTGTGAGTTTGATCGCCAGCCGTTGGCGAATCACATCGATATAGTCCGCCGCGAGCCCCTGATAACGAGCCTGATCATCGCGAAACTCGAAGGGCGGCCACGACGCGTCAACACCCAGGCGCAAGTCCGGATGAGCCGCCAGCCAGCTACGTTCTTCATCGGTCAGAGTCAGCGCGTCAGCCGTTGCGGTCCAGATCATCAGTGACAGCAAAAAAAGCACGGACGCCAATCTGGGCATAACGCTCTCGTTATGGCTCGGGGATGATTGTTTCGAGTGTAGACGGGGTATGCGGGGGAGGGGCGTTGCGAGGAATTTAATCTGCCATATAAACAAAACCCCCGGCCTGGGCCGGGGGTTCTGGTATCACTCGTCGAGGAAGGAGCGCAAATGCTCGCTTCGCGTCGGGTGGCGCAGCTTGCGCAGCGCCTTGGCTTCGATCTGACGGATCCGCTCACGCGTTACGTCAAACTGTTTGCCCACTTCTTCGAGCGTATGGTCGGTGTTCATGTCGATACCGAAACGCATGCGCAGTACTTTGGCTTCACGGGCAGTGAGGCCGGACAGCACTTCGCGAGTCGCTTCTTTCAGGCTCTCAACAGTGGCGACATCGATTGGCGACTGCATGGTCGAGTCTTCGATGAAGTCACCCAGATGGGAGTCTTCGTCATCACCGATCGGGGTTTCCATGGAGATCGGCTCTTTAGCGATCTTCAATACCTTGCGGATCTTGTCCTCAGGCATTTCCATGCGTTCGCCCAGCTCTTCCGGGGTCGGTTCGCGACCCATTTCCTGCAACATCTGCCGGGAAATGCGGTTGAGCTTGTTGATCGTCTCGATCATGTGCACCGGAATACGGATGGTGCGGGCCTGGTCGGCGATCGAGCGAGTGATCGCCTGACGGATCCACCAAGTGGCATAAGTCGAGAACTTGTAACCACGACGGTATTCGAACTTGTCCACCGCTTTCATCAGGCCGATGTTGCCTTCCTGGATCAGATCGAGGAATTGCAGGCCGCGGTTGGTGTACTTCTTGGCGATCGAGATCACCAGACGCAAGTTGGCTTCAACCATCTCTTTCTTCGCGCGGCGGGCCTTGGCCTCACCGATCGACATGCGACGGTTGATGTCCTTGATTTCCGCGATGGTCAGACCGGTCTCGGTTTCCAGTGCAATCAGCTTCTGCTGGCAACGGATGATGTCCGGCTGAACACGGCCAATGGCTTCGGCGTACTTGCTCTTGCCTTTGGCCAGGGCGTCGGACCAGCTTTCGTCGACTTCGTTACCCGGGAACTGACGCAGGAAATCAGTGCGTGGCATACGTGCATCACGTACGCACAGTTGCATGATCGCGCGCTCTTGCTGACGCAGACGATCCAGGGCGCCGCGAACACGCTCGACCAGGCCTTCGAATTGCTTCGGTACCAGTTTGATCGGCATGAACAGCTCGGCCAATGCCAGCAACTCGGCAATCGCTGCCTTGTTGTTGCGACCGTGCTTTTTCAGCGCCTTGCGAGTGATCTCCATCTGATCGGACACAGCGCCGAAACGCTGGGCAGCGATGAC
Protein-coding sequences here:
- a CDS encoding VRR-NUC domain-containing protein encodes the protein MTEPSVSQGGMKPDGQMNPVSVLEPKLDPRDRKVLCSAMCYCRTKPNISTDGKKSLKQACVAQRLLELDEILQGRSPYKPEVSYDMTKDPPQPIMDSQTGTQPHGWIPGWIRKYWHLDPDHPPFEADTGMIRRPDVLVLNNPSGVPTQSNIKVLVEMKFPPDKEDPEQAQAYERIAGSEQKVVIMGPKDCDCDQEEQTSRIPNEELGWAAGIASAILFVVTRGRSRPMLPAY
- a CDS encoding PAAR domain-containing protein, which gives rise to MSGKPAARVTDPTACPLPGHGTNPIVSGSPDVIFEGLQAARMNDATACGGHIVSGVSSTVFINGQPAAMLGSVTDHGAPVIQGASTIIIGDTHTPAPFIPIPSLPAPFSGRFQLINQETGKPMAGRKVKVWSSSGTSLFDTTDSEGMTCWVKDKSPQTLHIDLVPGESND
- a CDS encoding bifunctional diguanylate cyclase/phosphodiesterase, whose amino-acid sequence is MPRLASVLFLLSLMIWTATADALTLTDEERSWLAAHPDLRLGVDASWPPFEFRDDQARYQGLAADYIDVIRQRLAIKLTPIEPVSWTVVLEQVKAGKIDLLPGIMSTPERQSYLSFTRPYLDFPIVILAHVGGAQPRKLEDLYGLKIAVVENYAPHELLRTNHPDLNLVAMPNVSSALQALATDEVDAVVGDLASSVWSLRQLKLDGLYVSGETPYRYQLAMGVPRENKMLVGILDKVLADMSPDEISSIQEHWVGNVLDHRTLWSDLLIYGLPGLLLLMIILAVVIRINRRLSSEIARRIDLEQELRSSEYHYRGLVESLSAIAWEARMSDFTYSYVSPHAEDLLGYPLSHWLIPGFWRNIIHPADLTRAQSFCDHEVLAGRDHSLDYRVITADGRCLWVRDIVSLIEHGHEPVMRGLMIDISETKRTEEALRLSEQKFASVFQQCPDILVIARLSDGCLLEVNEAFEEQIGLKAEEIIGQTATELNIWGIPGVGPGLLQRLQAGSIRNLEMPFRRNNGQVFTGLISAEPFDLDTTPALVVVVRDITQLKETQQQLQTSEEKFAKAFHASPDGLLLSRQSDGLLLEVNEGFSRITGFNSAMSVDRSALDLGIWVNLNERKQMLDLLHRDGFVRDFSCHIRRSDGQIRLCEVSARPLPIGDEDCMLTIARDITERHLMQEKLQQAATVFESTAEGVLITDTQQHISAVNRAFTEITGYTESEALGHTPRLLASGLHDSAFYAAMWHQLTDEGHWQGEISNRRKNGELYPSWLTISAVRNRDKFITHFVAVFADISSLKHAQAKLDYQAHHDPLTGLPNRTLFESRLLMALNSQQENGGQGAVLFLDLDRFKHINDSLGHPVGDLLLKGIAVRLKEQLRDIDTVARLGGDEFIILLPGLQQASDADNIALKLLNCFGAPFQAGEHEFFISASIGTSLYPRDGCDVATLVKNADAAMYRSKAKGRNRVESYTRDLTAQAIERVALEHELRRAIERDELFLYYQPKISLDDHSLVGAEALIRWRHPTFGEVPPEHFIPLAEENGMILQIGDWVLETACRQMFEWSQVYDSLGPLSVNLAGAQLRQPNLLGRIEQLLKENRLRPDLLQLEITENFIMSQAEEALAVLHQLKHLGVQLAIDDFGTGYSSLSYLKRLPLDILKIDQSFVRGLPDDPHDAAIVRAIIALGRSMQFTVIAEGVETQAQQQFLAAEGCEQIQGYIVSLPLPPEEFAATFLRVTVSDYSDSTAEKPSL
- the rpoD gene encoding RNA polymerase sigma factor RpoD, giving the protein MSGKAQQQSRIIELIKLGREQKYLTYAEVNDHLPEDISDPEQVEDIIRMINDMGIPVHESAPDADALMLADADTDEAAAEEAAAALAAVETDIGRTTDPVRMYMREMGTVELLTREGEIEIAKRIEEGIREVMSAIAHFPGTVDHILSEYTRVTTEGGRLSDVLSGYIDPDDGIAPPAEVPPPIEAKAAKADDDTDDEEAESSDDEEEAESGPDPVIAAQRFGAVSDQMEITRKALKKHGRNNKAAIAELLALAELFMPIKLVPKQFEGLVERVRGALDRLRQQERAIMQLCVRDARMPRTDFLRQFPGNEVDESWSDALAKGKSKYAEAIGRVQPDIIRCQQKLIALETETGLTIAEIKDINRRMSIGEAKARRAKKEMVEANLRLVISIAKKYTNRGLQFLDLIQEGNIGLMKAVDKFEYRRGYKFSTYATWWIRQAITRSIADQARTIRIPVHMIETINKLNRISRQMLQEMGREPTPEELGERMEMPEDKIRKVLKIAKEPISMETPIGDDEDSHLGDFIEDSTMQSPIDVATVESLKEATREVLSGLTAREAKVLRMRFGIDMNTDHTLEEVGKQFDVTRERIRQIEAKALRKLRHPTRSEHLRSFLDE